In one window of Littorina saxatilis isolate snail1 linkage group LG11, US_GU_Lsax_2.0, whole genome shotgun sequence DNA:
- the LOC138979570 gene encoding uncharacterized protein YacH-like, translating into MTATKRQKAAPERRRKAAPERRQKAAPERRQKAAPKRHQTAAPERRQKAAPGRRQKAAPEQRQKAAPKRHQTAAPERRQKAAPGRRQKAAPERRQKAAPKRHQTAAPERRQKAAPGRRQKAAPERRQKAAPGRRQKAGPERRQKAEPERNRRAVSETQNTEQNVFRSSPLSWNVVEDSWQYQVASA; encoded by the coding sequence ATGACGGCGACAAAGCGTCAAAAGGCAGCGCCGGAGCGACGTCGGAAGGCAGCGCCAGAGCGACGTCAGAAGGCAGCGCCGGAGCGACGTCAGAAGGCTGCGCCGAAGCGACATCAGACGGCTGCGCCGGAGCGACGTCAGAAGGCAGCGCCAGGGCGACGCCAGAAGGCAGCGCCGGAGCAACGTCAGAAGGCTGCGCCGAAGCGACATCAGACGGCTGCGCCGGAGCGACGTCAGAAGGCAGCGCCGGGGCGACGTCAGAAGGCAGCGCCGGAGCGACGTCAGAAGGCTGCGCCGAAGCGACATCAGACGGCTGCGCCGGAGCGACGTCAGAAGGCAGCCCCGGGGCGACGTCAGAAGGCAGCGCCGGAGCGACGTCAGAAGGCAGCGCCGGGGCGACGTCAGAAGGCAGGGCCGGAGCGACGTCAGAAGGCAGAGCCGGAGCGAAATCGGAGGGCAGTATCCGAGACCCAGAACACTGAACAGAACGTCTTTCGTTCCTCCCCCCTCTCATGGAACGTCGTGGAAGATTCCTGGCAATACCAAGTTGCTTCAGCGTAG
- the LOC138979571 gene encoding uncharacterized protein: MLAVCKLQVVSTQASSKRLYFPMGSCLVWALLLSLPYGIITGYRTEEFADNLNITGVSCNISDDFAGTKILLIYHLVLFLTFLILVCIIGVSYGHILLYLWRHRKRLERWQVKVKANAKQLKKDVPEPEPVSISFQSSVTVDWSRVSQTVPDSSAQPSPPRVAVTSNDVATIPNDVATTPNNVATIPNDVANQSATAFNQVAPKPNEVAKPKSKIQKGQTMMFAVLTLVFVVSNMPYLTVVILDELRPGLVEAALTTNGRMILIRSFYINSAVNPIVYSFCSPRFRFECRQFFARCPLVGSFLAIRD, from the exons Atgctg GCAGTGTGCAAGCTGCAGGTGGTGTCCACGCAGGCATCCAGCAAGAGGCTGTACTTCCCGATGGGCTCGTGCCTGGTGTGGGCCTTGCTGCTGTCCTTGCCTTACGGCATCATCACGGGGTATCGCACGGAGGAGTTCGCCGATAACCTCAACATCACCGGCGTGTCTTGCAACATCTCCGACGACTTCGCGGGGACCAAGATCCTGCTGATCTACCACCTGGTGCTGTTCCTCACCTTTCTCATCCTGGTCTGCATCATAGGCGTGTCCTACGGGCACATCCTGCTCTACCTGTGGCGCCACAGAAAGAGACTTGAGCGGTGGCAGGTCAAAGTCAAGGCCAACGCGAAGCAGCTCAAGAAGGACGTGCCGGAGCCTGAGCCCGTCTCCATCAGCTTCCAGTCCAGCGTGACGGTGGATTGGAGCAGGGTGTCCCAGACGGTGCCCGACAGCAGCGCTCAGCCTTCGCCCCCCCGTGTAGCGGTCACCTCCAACGACGTGGCGACCATCCCCAACGACgtggcgaccacccccaacaaCGTGGCGACCATCCCCAACGACGTGGCTAACCAGTCGGCGACCGCCTTCAACCAGGTGGCGCCCAAGCCCAACGAGGTGGCCAAGCCCAAGTCCAAGATTCAAAAGGGCCAGACGATGATGTTCGCGGTGCTCACCCTAGTCTTCGTGGTCAGCAACATGCCCTACCTGACCGTGGTCATCCTGGACGAGCTGCGACCAGGGCTTGTCGAGGCCGCCCTGACCACGAACGGCAGGATGATATTGATAAGGTCCTTCTACATCAACAGCGCCGTTAACCCCATCGTCTACTCCTTTTGCTCCCCGAGGTTCCGCTTCGAGTGTCGACAGTTCTTCGCCCGCTGTCCTCTCGTGGGCAGCTTTCTGGCCATCCGGGACTGA